The sequence below is a genomic window from Stigmatopora nigra isolate UIUO_SnigA chromosome 4, RoL_Snig_1.1, whole genome shotgun sequence.
ATACATCATAGTATGCTTTTTATGTGATGAGTGCTCGGTTATAATGGTAACTGAAATGTTACAATGGTGCATTTTTTGCAAAGTATTCAGTCACAGAGATAGGAGTTCTTGATATTTGCTCATCTTTGTCTGCAGCCCCATGAGTTTGACGAGTGTCGTTTTGACATCAGTGTCAACGACAGCGTCTGGTACCTTCGAGCTGAAGACCCGGAGCACAGACTCCAGTGGATCGAGTCCATTGAGGTACACAAGGTGGGTAAATAGAGAGAAACTTAACtgatcattttgtttttgcttgtttttttttttttttttaatccacgtggattaataacaaaaattacaattgaaaAGTTTTAGTCAGCGTAACTATAAACTGTTAGTCCAAAAAAGAAACTATAACTAACCAAAACTGTAttgcaaaactgcaaaaaatgtttCTTGTTTGTTATAGAATTTATACTACGATTCCTTTCTACTTTCCCCATGTAGTATTGTCATGAAGTGGAAGTTTGTTATGTTTACTTTCTACCATTCTCTCTGTGTACTTGGTGATGCCAATCCTTTTTTAATTGTCTTAATATCCACTAACCTGACTGGCTTGTCAGCAACATGGTTGTGACACCTTGATGAGTGTATTCTCTGGTACAGATGCTTTTTGTTTGAGGCTGGTTCAGCAATATGTCAGGAACATAGCCAATTACCAGAGTCATCAGCGTCACAATTACTGTATTGAATCAATGCTGGGATCTTTCTCAAAGTCACAATTAGCTTCGTTCATGGCTGTTTGGATAATCGCTTAGATGGGTGTGGCAGGAATATGGACAGATGCTTGCTCGCGTTGACGTTTCTCCTTTCTCTATGTCCTTATCCATGGGAATGTGAGGAATCTAAATGTGTATAATAAGGGGTCATCCTTAGTCATTCGAGTCTTAGCAGCTGCTCCCAAATTGTTTGGTAACATCTATCTATATTGTAAAATATCTTGCTATAACAACATCTATTTCAACATCTTCACTTAATATTTTGGATTTCATAAAAGTTAAGCATTTTCCTCTTTTCTGATGCGTGAcataaagaaaaatagaatgTCCAGTGATCATGCATTTTAGACGATTCCTCTTCCAAAGATCATGAGAGATGTTAGTCCGTGAACGGTTTATTGACTACAAAATGCAACTAATTTATAGCCGTGGCTGACGCCAGCAGGACAAAAAGTCACAAGCAGGACACGCATTCTTCTTTAGTATGCGAGCTCAAACACCCGTGCCAACAGGGTGATGTGTTTGACAGCTTAGTAATAGCTGCACTCGGGTGATGAGAATGCAAGTTGAATTGGTGAGGGACTGACAAAACACGCGAGAAgaataacaatatatatatttttgaaaaaaaactgtaaaatactaAAGTATATGTATCTTTTTAATCAGGGCTTCATGCAAATTAGAGCGTTGTATTATTAGGAAATTCGGATACTTGGCAGCAAGCAGGGCGTGTACTGTTTTAGTATTTAGGCTTACTTAGTAACATTCTGCCAAGTACTTTGGCATAGCTGCAGCTGTTGTGAAAGtgttttagaaaaaatacattttgatatacagCTTTGCATCTGAATCAATTGAGAATTATGATTTTTAGATATATTGAATGGATTTGgtcagaaatgtaaaaaaataaaataaatgtaaaataatgaaagCATAACTAGACATTGAGACCCATATTTCATCTTCATGGTATAGCTCTTGTGTTTATAATCAAACGTACGTTATAAAATGGCATGTGACTATGGATGCTTGTTCATTCTGTGCACATAAAAGCAACATATTacagacaaaaagacaaacaaaagttATTTACTCCCCTGTGAgcttcatctttattttttaagtaaaatggTGGTGGTGTATCTGGCTGACATTGCTGCTGACATTCACAATGTCAGTTGAGTGCGAATGACCGCAGGTCTCTGGTCCATTAGTAGAAGTGTGTGATTATTCCAGGGTTATGTTTGAACTGTGCTCTGCAGTGACCCCAGTGCACTGTTACCTGTGGGTTGTTGTGATTAGTGAGCCTGTCTGCTCTGCACTGCCCCATgttagagcaaaaaaaaaaccctcataatTTGATACCTTTTACATCAGAGGTGGGCAATTATTTCACAatcgacctgggatcgaacattGCCATGCAAAATGTCCCTTTTCTGGACACTCTGGTCCATGTAGTTAAAATGTTTGCAGATTGTTTTGTTTGGTCTTAATACAACAGTACCAAATATTggtgtttttattctttattattattattattattattatttgtggtTTCAAGATTGTTTGTCTAattcaaacacacatttttcttgGTAGTGTGAAATGTTATGAATAATGTACAAACGTCAACTGCACctttcaataaataatacattagcAATACAAATCAAAAGGTACACATAAATTCTGTATTTGACTGTTCCATTTTCTCATGCTCCAAGGGGTGTTACTGGAGCACATTTTTAttatcttcttcttttttggccACCAATACTCCAGGCTGCTAGCTGACACAGTTGTATTCTACAGTGTGTTCAAAATAAGCACAAGCAAAAAGAATGAAACAAGTAAAGCAGAAGAAGCTCTAAAAGGTTGCACCGACTAGCCTCCCCCTCTCTGTCCCTCACTTTCCCCACTTGTCTCGGGTGATCTCAGACTGCATCCATCGCCCACCCGTCTGATGCGTTTTATTATCCAAACAGCGCCAGGCGGCTCTCATCTTTTTCTCTAATGCATACACGCTCGCAAATGGAGTTCCTTTCAAGCGCTCGCTCGTGCACTCCCAGGGACAGCAATGGATGCGGCACATGCAGTTGGGCAGAATGAAAAGGTTTCCCATGTCAGGGTGTGTGTCCTCACATGATGAATTAATGCAGCGTGTGTGTGGCTGCATTGGAACTGACTAAAAGCTGGTCTGCTTTACTTTCCTGAGGACTTCTTCATTTCAGCTCCATCTATTCCTGTGCTATTGCCACAAAGGCAGTTCCCCGCCCTCTGATGTGTTGATGCTGTCTCTTAACAAGCTCAGCTGATTCTATTGCTTTTCTTTGTTGGTGTGGCTGCCTTGAGCCGATTGAGGTGTGTCcggggaaactggagtactggACCAGAACGTCTGAAGTAGCAGAACAAACTAGGTTTTTTGTGTCTGGAGGAAGATTCTTGGTCATGTTGGGGCCATCAGGGCGCCAGGACTGCAGCAGTGTCCTCCTCTGCTTTGGCTGCTGGAATGGTCGAATGGTGGGCTCATTTCATGCTGGCATGCCGCCCCTTAATAGATCTTGCTTTGTGGCCGCTATTTTGCATGTCCTTTTGCATTAAGTGTTAATAGCTAGAATTAGATGCATGTTGTCAGAATATTTTTGCTGAGAAAGTTGCTTTTGGCATTGTAACTCATCTCTGTCAAATAAGCTATATATGAAGGCAGTTCCGTAGCGACAAGGGAAATAATCTAAAAATGATCGATGAGTTATAAATACAATTATTCTTTCTGCTGAATCAGGTGCCTTTTCTGTGGTAAGATGAAGTCAGTGGCAACATGTGGGAGTGAGGCTTTATTGGCATCCTTTGGGGTTTAATGGTTCCATatttaaagggggaaatcattgttttttgttaatgtcAATGGTTTCCTATGTCATTGAGATTCTTTGTGCAGTGAGAACCTAAGCATCAATTACACATAGCACCTAATAGGTCTTAAACAAGAGGTTCATGCCTTTTGTAAATTCGGGATTGGCTAAATTGACTTCTCCATAAATCGGAGTTAAATCAATAGGACATTTCTGACTCAAACTCtttgaattaaatttttaaCGAACCACTTACACCTTCCTTTTACATTGTTGTGTCTGTGGTGTCAATTTATATCAATGCTaagaaaacagacatttttggATAGTAATAGTTAATCATCGAATATGATCGGGAGAAAAAATAGGTACATTTTTGTTAGAAAGCCCGAAACCTCAGAAAATATCTATGGCAGTGAAAATTTAAAGGGTATTTGCCAACAATGTCATGCAGGATGTTGATAAAGGATTTCCTTCtgcaaaacaatcaaaaatacGATATTACTGGACTTCCTCCAAATCGAAAGTGACTGATTCTATTAATCCCCATAGTTTTGCCTCAAGTAACTCTGAAAAACAGCTAGATTACGAACTTGGTTCCATAAATAGTCAAAACGCAAAGATTAAATCAATTGTTCACTTGGCTCCTGATAAAGACCCATCTGTTTGTGAGCAAACAATTAACCGGGCAATAGTCCACATTTGTATCTTTTGCTTGATAAAAGGAATCTTCAAGCAGTTTCAAATGATTTGAAAGATTGACTCACTTTTTGTCGTCCATGCTATCTCAAACTGCGATAGGTTTTTGGACAGGGTAAGCTTTATTTTTACATGGTAAGAGTGGGGCTGTTTTGTATCTGCATATTTTCCATTCCCATTGTTTCTCTAGTGTTTGGCAGTGTAGGTGGAGGTCCTCCCCTTGTCCAGCTCAACAATGTTTAGTGTTGCTGACGGCTGAATAAAACTTTTCTTCCCTCATTCTGTGATCTTTATGTAAACTGCAGACTGCTTTTTCCAAGTCTTTATTGtctatttgtaatatttttctctccTACCTCCTTGTTGCTACCTTTCCTATTCAACAGGCCGAGTCCGGGTATGGGTCAGAATCTAGTCTGAGACGACATGGTTCCATGCTGTCTCTCACGTCAGCAGCTAGCTCATTTTCTGCAACGTCCGCCTCATCCTTCAAGGTAGGTGCATTCTCCATTGGACAATGAAAGTGCCTATCCAATTCCTTGCATCTTAAAATGGTGTCTTCTTGTTTAGAAGGGACACAGGCTGTGCGAAAAGTTGGCAGAAATGGAGACCTTTCGAGACATTCTTTGCAGACAAGTGGACACGTTGCAAAAGTATTTCGACTCCTGCGCTGACGCTGTCTCCAAAGACGAGTTTCACAGGGACAGGGGTAACGGTCGCATTCATTTCTTTTGAACATTTTCCTCCTTTACTGTCTTTAcatgaatgacattttgtctAGTTATTATATTGGGTACGATTTGCAAAAGAATTTTGCTGTTTTGTACTAATTGTTAATCTCAACAGTTGAAGAAGATGACGATGACTTCCCTGCCACCTCAAGGCCAGATGGGGATTGTTGTTACAACAATAACGGCAGCAAAGAGAAACGTTAGTGTCCTCTTTATAACATACTTTACTTAGCTCGCGAGGTGtcgcatttttttcatcatttatacattttaattcattcttttgtttttttgtaccaGTTTTCTCCCCCGCCAGTCCCAAAGGCATCAACGGTATAGACTTCAAAGGGGAGGCAATCACCTTCAAGGCCACCACAGCAGGCATCTTGTCCACTTTGTCTCACTGCATTGAGCTGATGGTCAAACGAGAGGACAGTTGGCAGAAGAGACTTGAGAAGGTATCGAGCtatacatttttccttttattgttGAATATAGCTTGCATTATTTTACAATGCAATGTCAATGGATCAgcaacaattacattttttggggcaaCCTCAAATATAGAATGTCTACATGAATTAAGAGAAGTAAAGAAGAGTTGCTAAGTCCCACCAGTTGCAGTGTTTAGTTTTTACATCAAATTCAGATTTGGACTACACTTTTTGAAGAGGGGAATCACAGAactgaaaatgaatgttatATACAGTATTTGGATTGCAAAGATTCACTGGATTCAAGCCCACTGCGCACGGTCATATTTTGCACTATCAGCACCTCCTTCTGGCAATCAACAGGGTTGAAACAGaggcaatgtgtttttttatgggaGAACTTTGGTCTGGAGGCCTATTTAGTAATGCACGTTTTGCCCTCAGTAAGCATCAAGCCACGGTCTGCCGATAACACACATTCATGGGTTTCATCTTGAACTTTAGAAACCTGTGAGTGCGCGCATGTCTGTTTTTCTGTGTCAGTAAAGGAATGCTCTCTGCTCTTGATCGACCCTGCTCATGTTGTCAAACCAGTTAGTTAGTGTGCGATGCCTTTGCCGCCCAACCCTAAAGAGCACAATAGCCGGGAAGAGATCGCAGGGTTTTTGGCTGCTTAAGTGAAACAAATTCATTCTAAGCTAAATGTAGTTCAAACTCTGATATATAACTGGTATAGTGTCATCGGGAAGGGGATTAACAAGCAACCGCGCCGTACGCGGGGAATCCGGATTGGAAAATGACAGCTCGGACGTCTTGGTTTAATTTGTGGAAACCTCAGCGGCGGTCAGAGGCGCTCAAGTACCAGACGCAAAACTGGATACCTTTAAGGACCTGCAGCCTCTTCTTTAAAGTAGGTCCCCAATGCTTATAGTCAACGGCTGCCGGTGTGAACTGTCATGTTTGTTTAGTGGCGAGTGGTGACACGTTACATCAAATGAACTGTTGTTTTACAGCAGAGAGTCGTTTGTGTTCATTTTCAAGTGAAATATTATTAGCTGTGTCTTACGTACATTGATCTAGCTGAGGTTACAGTAAACCCAAAAGTATCTTTAGTAGTTTTCTTTATCTGTGTAAGAGCAGTCAAATCTTTTGACTGGTTTGTCAGGTTCCTGTTGTGTGAAAGCACTATCTCTGAGAGCATTGTGACGTTTTTTTTTGAGTGGGCATTGTCATGAGTAGTGTAGTATTGTTACCACACACTGGTCCAAAAGCTCTTTGTTATGCCTCTAAAAAAGGAGGGGAAATTGGCTTAAATTAATATACACCAACAAGTGTAGGTGGCTTTGTttagattttgaaaaaaaaaattcttaaacTGTAGTGGCCGTTCTGTGTTAAATTTCAAGCACAATACAATTACAGTGTAACAATCTTCAAGCCAGCATTTTTATATCTCAATGTGTTAATATTTCATGGTCAACACTATTTAGTTTTGTGGGTTTAATGAAAAAGTGCCTAATGTACAGTTATTAATTACAAtactttgtttttcaatttgtatttccCCCGTTTTTTATTAATTGAGATTGGGAATCGAAATGTTCCAAACTTCACCTTTTATGTGTCAGAAACGTTAATTAAATGTTAGACAGACTTTGcatatgtgtttgtttttgtacttgATGTATTAAGTCAAGGCTAACATAGAAAAAGGCAGTGGTTATCATTACTTTTATACCATtatgtattaataataatgtctTTTTAGGAGCTGGAGAAGAGAAGGCACGTAGAAGGTGCCTACAAGTCTGCTATGCATGAACTAAAGAAAAAGTCACATTATGGAGGCCCTGACTATGAGGCAAGATTCAGCTCTATTGATGATAAATCACCTATTTCACATTATGGTGGtttgtgtttcatttttaattcttgcatggctaattgCTGTCCCATTTTCAGGAGGGACCCAACAGTTTGATCAATGAGGACGAGTTCTTCGATGCGGTAGATGCTGCGCTCGACAGACAAGACAAAATAGAAGAGCAGGTGCGCTTTGCCCTTGTTGCATTTAAACTATGTATTGACTTAACCTTACAAAATTCGCCTGTTTCCCTGTGCCAGTCCGAAAAGGTCAGGATCCCCCGACTGACTCCAGTTCCTCCCGGTGATGTCTATTCCAGTATCAGCACGCACAGATTTGCCACCAAGGTTTGGCATCCATTACTGCCCTTCATCACTCGTGCTTTTGACACAAGTGCCATTTAACCCAAATATAATTATTGACGTGTTTCTATTCCAAACTTGGGTTTTCTGCTTTTGGTGCTTGGCTTTGTCCACTTTGTCATCCCTTTCTCTTTTCAATATCTTTTTGCTGCCCAGGCGCGTAGTCATTGCTCTTCCGTCTCCTCTGTCGAGCTAGTCAGTGCCTCAGATGATGTTCACAGATTCAGCACTCAGGTAATTTGGATGGCTCTTGTATGTGCGAGCCACGCATGCTTTTTGTCACAGCGTGCATGAGCAGAAAGAACAGAATATTTTCAACCTGCCCAGAAAAGATACATTTGTATCCGCTTTGAGTTCATTCCAACCTCTCTGCGGTTGCTTTGGCAAACACTCTACAATTGTGGCCTTGATACATTGAACCTTCAACCttgtttaatcttttttttcccctcgccCCTTGTGTGTCATATTAAGCATATATTTGTTGACTAGCCACTGGGTTTGTTTGCTTGATGAATTCCCTACATTGCTGTGATAATGTTTCTGCTACTGGGTGCCAGTTTATTGGACCCTTTCTACAAACCTAAAATCTTTCACATATtactaaaaataatatttatagaGGAAGTgactttcaaatggattgggcatctcTTGccataaatggcagccaatagttAAATGAGTCCCCTGTAAAGGGTTAGGCatctttattctttaaaaaaaaatccaagtaaaTTAGTCCATTGGTTAAAACAGCATGACGGTTTAGGGCAAGGTTATTGTTtaattacatataaaatatctatattttttatattgccAACGATCATCCCATCCGTCTCCATCCTGCACATGGTTTTCCGACTAACAAGAAATGGTAATCCCTGTGACTACAATTTTGGCACTTTGTTTTTTAGGTGGAAGAGATGGTACAGAATCATATGACATACTCACTTCAGGATGTGGGTGGAGACGCCAACTGGCAGCTGGTCATCGAGGAAGGGGAGATGAAGGTGAGAGGCTGCGTAGGAGGTGACGCGGTTATTCGTTTACCTGAGAATTCACACTCATCCAACTGctttacaaatatacacaacaaTGTTTTAAAGTGACAAACAACACTTTTATATATGAAGGTGGACTGAGCAATTTCTATTGAGTACTTATACCTACATGTATTCATCCCTGGCTGGCCAtacctttttattttccagGTGTATAGAAGAGAAGTGGAAGAGAATGGTATCGTTTTGGATCCCCTTAAAGCGACGCATGCTGTCAAAGGGGTGACGGGTCATGAGCTTTGCCATTACTTCTGGGACACGGCTGTGCGCATGGACTGGGAGAGTAGGTTTTACATCTCGTGTTAGCACTGCGGAAGACATAACATGCACAaaagtcctatttttttatcttcctTAGCCACCATTGAAAATTTCAACGTGGTGGAAACGCTCTCCGACAACGCCGTCATCGTTTATCAAACACACAAGGTAAAGCCCTGCATGTCACCTGCGAGAGATGGACACTCGCCATGGTGTTGACCCCGTGTGTTCATGTCACAGAGGGTGTGGCCAGCCTCGCAGAGAGACGTCCTCTACCTGTCGGCCATCAGGAAGATTCTGGCAACTAACGAAAATGACCCTGACACTTGGTTAGTGTGCAACTTTTCTGTGGACCACGAAAATGCAGCGGTAAGTTCACTTTAATATAAgtgcaatgattaaaaaaagaaaagtataacCGGTTTACTATATGCAAATTATAAACTAATCAAAACAAGTCAATTTCACCTGCCACTTAACAATTGttgatcccttttttttttttggtttaacaaatattttcgttgtaattttgtaaataaaaatttgTTGGACGTGATTTGCAATCATAATAACTCAAGTATACCTAATTTGTTGTCTTTACAGCCTTCGAATCGGTGCGTTCGAGCCAAGATCAACGTTGCCATGATCTGCCAAACACTGGTCAGCCCACCAGAGGGCGATAAAGAAATCAGCAGGGATAACATCCTCTGTAAAATCACCTATGTTGCCAACGGTGAGCGCACAAAACCTTTAACGGCAAATGACAAAATGTCATATTTCCTAACGTGATGCTCTGTTCGTCAGTTAATCCCGGCGGGTGGGCTCCGGCCTCAGTTCTCCGGGCCGTTGCCAAGCGAGAGTACCCCAAGTTCCTCAAGCGTTTCACCTCCTACGTCCAGGACAAGACTTCGGGGAAGCCCATCCTGTTTTGAGAGGTCAATAGACGTCACTATTATATTTTCCCCAAGTTTCCTTTTGTCCCTCGTCAAGTGTATACATGGATTTCCTCCTCAGGAAGCCATGACGGTATCCCCCGAAAGACGACGGCACGCAACAAGCGTCCCACCCGGGAGCAGCGAGGACCACCTCAAAGACGAGACCAGGGGCGCGACTTAATTCCATCAGTATTTGTGCGTCCAGCGTGGCATTTGCGAGTCCCTCCATGTATAAAGTTTCCCCCTCAGTCGTTTTCAGATGGCTGTTATccggttttgtgtttttttttttttgtagattgttTTGTACATTTCTTAGGATggcatacttgtttttttggggctaaCCAATAGCAACGACGCTACACGTTTGCTGCTGCTAAAGAGAGAAAACTAAGTTAGCGCATCAATCAGAGGGAGATACTTTTTCTTTGAATGCATTTCTCTCGGAGATCTTTATATTTGTAATGGCTTCTCCGGAGAGCGAGCATTGGAACACGACGtattgtacagaaaaaaaacacacttagtCTACCAAAGTGACAAATGTGAATGGACTGTTAAAATGCTTGAATTTGATCCCGGCAGACGTGCCAAGGAAACTTTAAAGttgaaaaatcacattttatctgCTTGTTAATCAAGAGTTAGgcaggttttgttttttttccccccaatgctTCGCCCCTGAATTTTAGCCTGGGCTCGATCGTTGTCGTATTTTTGTCTACGTGCACATTTGGTTCCTCGCCTGCACCCAAAATTTAGCATTCCAGCGTGACACGCGCAGTGCACAGTGACTGACCATGATAAACTACGCCTAGGAATGCCTTAAGACACCAGCGCACGCCTGGTCAAATTTCCTTACAACCACCACACGTGCATTTATTGACAGTGGCGGGAAGTGCTTTTTTACGTGGGTGGGCGGGCGCTCAGGGGTCCGGAGTTTCAGCATTTCACACCGTGATCATACCTCATCATTCAAAACAACTGTGGATCTTTTTGTATTTGCCATCTGTGTCATCGAATCTGAGTGTTTAGGGGAGGCGGAGGTCGTGACCCTCGCTTGGCGGGTTTCCGATAGATTTTGGATCATTAATTTATCAAATCTGCGCTCCATGTCCGCTGAGGAATATagctgttgttt
It includes:
- the LOC144195356 gene encoding ceramide transfer protein-like isoform X5, giving the protein MLGPSGRQDCSSVLLCFGCWNGRMAESGYGSESSLRRHGSMLSLTSAASSFSATSASSFKKGHRLCEKLAEMETFRDILCRQVDTLQKYFDSCADAVSKDEFHRDRVEEDDDDFPATSRPDGDCCYNNNGSKEKLFSPASPKGINGIDFKGEAITFKATTAGILSTLSHCIELMVKREDSWQKRLEKELEKRRHVEGAYKSAMHELKKKSHYGGPDYEEGPNSLINEDEFFDAVDAALDRQDKIEEQSEKVRIPRLTPVPPGDVYSSISTHRFATKARSHCSSVSSVELVSASDDVHRFSTQVEEMVQNHMTYSLQDVGGDANWQLVIEEGEMKVYRREVEENGIVLDPLKATHAVKGVTGHELCHYFWDTAVRMDWETTIENFNVVETLSDNAVIVYQTHKRVWPASQRDVLYLSAIRKILATNENDPDTWLVCNFSVDHENAAPSNRCVRAKINVAMICQTLVSPPEGDKEISRDNILCKITYVANVNPGGWAPASVLRAVAKREYPKFLKRFTSYVQDKTSGKPILF
- the LOC144195356 gene encoding ceramide transfer protein-like isoform X2 — its product is MSEKSSTSGSDEDVEPESAQPVEFGGVLSKWTNYIHGWQDRWVVLKNNALSYYKSEDEREYGCRGSLCLNKAVITPHEFDECRFDISVNDSVWYLRAEDPEHRLQWIESIEVHKAESGYGSESSLRRHGSMLSLTSAASSFSATSASSFKKGHRLCEKLAEMETFRDILCRQVDTLQKYFDSCADAVSKDEFHRDRVEEDDDDFPATSRPDGDCCYNNNGSKEKLFSPASPKGINGIDFKGEAITFKATTAGILSTLSHCIELMVKREDSWQKRLEKELEKRRHVEGAYKSAMHELKKKSHYGGPDYEEGPNSLINEDEFFDAVDAALDRQDKIEEQSEKVRIPRLTPVPPGDVYSSISTHRFATKARSHCSSVSSVELVSASDDVHRFSTQVEEMVQNHMTYSLQDVGGDANWQLVIEEGEMKVYRREVEENGIVLDPLKATHAVKGVTGHELCHYFWDTAVRMDWETTIENFNVVETLSDNAVIVYQTHKRVWPASQRDVLYLSAIRKILATNENDPDTWLVCNFSVDHENAAPSNRCVRAKINVAMICQTLVSPPEGDKEISRDNILCKITYVANVNPGGWAPASVLRAVAKREYPKFLKRFTSYVQDKTSGKPILF
- the LOC144195356 gene encoding ceramide transfer protein-like isoform X3, encoding MSEKSSTSGSDEDVEPESAQPVEFGGVLSKWTNYIHGWQDRWVVLKNNALSYYKSEDEREYGCRGSLCLNKAVITPHEFDECRFDISVNDSVWYLRAEDPEHRLQWIESIEVHKAESGYGSESSLRRHGSMLSLTSAASSFSATSASSFKKGHRLCEKLAEMETFRDILCRQVDTLQKYFDSCADAVSKDEFHRDRVEEDDDDFPATSRPDGDCCYNNNGSKEKLFSPASPKGINGIDFKGEAITFKATTAGILSTLSHCIELMVKREDSWQKRLEKELEKRRHVEGAYKSAMHELKKKSHYGGPDYEEGPNSLINEDEFFDAVDAALDRQDKIEEQVRFALVAFKLCIDLTLQNSPVSLCQSEKVRIPRLTPVPPGDVYSSISTHRFATKVEEMVQNHMTYSLQDVGGDANWQLVIEEGEMKVYRREVEENGIVLDPLKATHAVKGVTGHELCHYFWDTAVRMDWETTIENFNVVETLSDNAVIVYQTHKRVWPASQRDVLYLSAIRKILATNENDPDTWLVCNFSVDHENAAPSNRCVRAKINVAMICQTLVSPPEGDKEISRDNILCKITYVANVNPGGWAPASVLRAVAKREYPKFLKRFTSYVQDKTSGKPILF
- the LOC144195356 gene encoding ceramide transfer protein-like isoform X4 — translated: MSEKSSTSGSDEDVEPESAQPVEFGGVLSKWTNYIHGWQDRWVVLKNNALSYYKSEDEREYGCRGSLCLNKAVITPHEFDECRFDISVNDSVWYLRAEDPEHRLQWIESIEVHKAESGYGSESSLRRHGSMLSLTSAASSFSATSASSFKKGHRLCEKLAEMETFRDILCRQVDTLQKYFDSCADAVSKDEFHRDRVEEDDDDFPATSRPDGDCCYNNNGSKEKLFSPASPKGINGIDFKGEAITFKATTAGILSTLSHCIELMVKREDSWQKRLEKELEKRRHVEGAYKSAMHELKKKSHYGGPDYEEGPNSLINEDEFFDAVDAALDRQDKIEEQSEKVRIPRLTPVPPGDVYSSISTHRFATKVEEMVQNHMTYSLQDVGGDANWQLVIEEGEMKVYRREVEENGIVLDPLKATHAVKGVTGHELCHYFWDTAVRMDWETTIENFNVVETLSDNAVIVYQTHKRVWPASQRDVLYLSAIRKILATNENDPDTWLVCNFSVDHENAAPSNRCVRAKINVAMICQTLVSPPEGDKEISRDNILCKITYVANVNPGGWAPASVLRAVAKREYPKFLKRFTSYVQDKTSGKPILF
- the LOC144195356 gene encoding ceramide transfer protein-like isoform X1, which gives rise to MSEKSSTSGSDEDVEPESAQPVEFGGVLSKWTNYIHGWQDRWVVLKNNALSYYKSEDEREYGCRGSLCLNKAVITPHEFDECRFDISVNDSVWYLRAEDPEHRLQWIESIEVHKAESGYGSESSLRRHGSMLSLTSAASSFSATSASSFKKGHRLCEKLAEMETFRDILCRQVDTLQKYFDSCADAVSKDEFHRDRVEEDDDDFPATSRPDGDCCYNNNGSKEKLFSPASPKGINGIDFKGEAITFKATTAGILSTLSHCIELMVKREDSWQKRLEKELEKRRHVEGAYKSAMHELKKKSHYGGPDYEEGPNSLINEDEFFDAVDAALDRQDKIEEQVRFALVAFKLCIDLTLQNSPVSLCQSEKVRIPRLTPVPPGDVYSSISTHRFATKARSHCSSVSSVELVSASDDVHRFSTQVEEMVQNHMTYSLQDVGGDANWQLVIEEGEMKVYRREVEENGIVLDPLKATHAVKGVTGHELCHYFWDTAVRMDWETTIENFNVVETLSDNAVIVYQTHKRVWPASQRDVLYLSAIRKILATNENDPDTWLVCNFSVDHENAAPSNRCVRAKINVAMICQTLVSPPEGDKEISRDNILCKITYVANVNPGGWAPASVLRAVAKREYPKFLKRFTSYVQDKTSGKPILF